Proteins encoded in a region of the Saccharothrix ecbatanensis genome:
- a CDS encoding acyl-CoA carboxylase subunit beta: MSSGTAPIGDEPDVHTTAGKLADLYRRNDEAVHAGSARMVEKQHAKGKKTARERIEMLLDPGSFVELDELARHRSTNFGQERNKPYGDGVVTGYGTVDGRPVCVFSQDVTVFGGSLGEVYGEKIVKVMDLAIKTGRPMVGINEGGGARIQEGVVSLGLYGEIFRRNVAASGVVPQISLIMGATAGGHVYSPALTDFVVMVDQTSHMFITGPDVIKTVTGEDVGFEELGGGRTHNTKSGNAHYLAGDEDDAISYVKELLSYLPANNMSEPPVFDTPDDLVHGSIEDSVTDSDRELDTLIPDSANQPYDMHEVVTRVVDEGEFLEVHPLFAPNILVGFGRVDGHSVGIVANQPTQFAGCLDIDAAEKAARFVRTCDAFNIPVLTFVDVPGFLPGTDQEWNGIIRRGAKLIYAYAEATVPLVTVITRKAYGGAYDVMGSKHLGADINLAWPTAQIAVMGAQGAANIVHRKTLAAAAGAGEDVDALRAKLQQEYEDTLCNPYVAAERGYVDSVIPPSSTRAYVARALAMLRDKREVLPPKKHGNIPL, from the coding sequence ATGACGAAGCCGTGCACGCCGGTTCGGCGCGAATGGTGGAGAAGCAGCACGCCAAGGGCAAGAAGACGGCGCGTGAGCGCATCGAGATGCTGCTCGACCCCGGCTCGTTCGTCGAGCTGGACGAGCTTGCCCGACACCGCTCGACCAACTTCGGGCAGGAGCGCAACAAGCCCTACGGCGACGGCGTGGTGACCGGTTACGGCACCGTGGACGGCCGCCCGGTGTGCGTGTTCAGCCAGGACGTCACCGTCTTCGGCGGCTCGCTCGGCGAGGTCTACGGCGAGAAGATCGTCAAGGTCATGGACCTGGCGATCAAGACCGGCAGGCCGATGGTCGGCATCAACGAGGGCGGCGGCGCGCGCATCCAGGAGGGTGTCGTCTCGCTCGGCCTCTACGGCGAGATCTTCCGCCGCAACGTCGCCGCGTCCGGCGTCGTGCCGCAGATCTCGCTGATCATGGGCGCGACCGCGGGCGGTCACGTCTACTCGCCCGCGTTGACCGACTTCGTGGTGATGGTCGACCAGACCTCGCACATGTTCATCACCGGTCCGGACGTGATCAAGACCGTCACCGGTGAGGACGTCGGCTTCGAGGAGCTGGGCGGCGGTCGCACGCACAACACCAAGTCCGGCAACGCGCACTACCTCGCCGGCGACGAGGACGACGCCATCTCCTACGTCAAGGAGCTGCTGTCGTACCTGCCCGCGAACAACATGTCCGAGCCGCCAGTCTTCGACACGCCGGACGACCTGGTGCACGGCTCCATCGAGGACTCGGTCACCGACTCGGACCGCGAGCTGGACACGCTGATCCCGGACTCGGCGAACCAGCCGTACGACATGCACGAGGTCGTCACCCGGGTGGTGGACGAGGGTGAGTTCCTGGAGGTGCACCCGCTGTTCGCGCCGAACATCCTGGTCGGTTTCGGCCGGGTGGACGGGCACTCGGTGGGCATCGTGGCCAACCAGCCCACCCAGTTCGCGGGCTGCCTGGACATCGACGCCGCGGAGAAGGCGGCGCGGTTCGTGCGGACGTGCGACGCGTTCAACATCCCGGTGCTGACGTTCGTCGACGTGCCCGGCTTCCTGCCCGGCACGGACCAGGAGTGGAACGGCATCATCCGGCGCGGCGCGAAGCTGATCTACGCGTACGCCGAGGCGACCGTGCCGCTGGTCACCGTGATCACCCGCAAGGCCTACGGCGGCGCGTACGACGTGATGGGGTCCAAGCACCTGGGCGCGGACATCAACCTGGCGTGGCCGACGGCGCAGATCGCGGTCATGGGCGCGCAGGGCGCGGCGAACATCGTGCACCGCAAGACGTTGGCCGCCGCAGCCGGTGCGGGCGAGGACGTGGACGCGCTTCGGGCGAAGTTGCAGCAGGAGTACGAGGACACCCTCTGCAACCCGTACGTGGCGGCGGAACGCGGTTATGTCGACAGCGTGATCCCGCCGTCGTCCACGCGTGCTTACGTCGCGCGGGCGTTGGCGATGCTGCGCGACAAGCGCGAGGTGCTGCCGCCCAAGAAGCACGGGAACATCCCGCTGTGA
- a CDS encoding acyl-CoA carboxylase subunit epsilon, translating to MSGAPHLRVVRGNPDDVELAAVTAVVAGLAASEGPAEDKPRRSAWADKSRLLRRPLAHGPGAWRSSSLPG from the coding sequence GTGAGCGGGGCGCCGCACCTCCGGGTGGTGCGCGGGAACCCGGACGACGTGGAACTGGCCGCGGTGACGGCGGTGGTGGCCGGCTTGGCCGCGAGCGAAGGACCGGCCGAGGACAAGCCCCGCCGTTCGGCGTGGGCGGACAAGTCACGGCTGCTCAGGCGACCCTTGGCACACGGCCCCGGCGCCTGGCGTTCGTCCAGCCTGCCGGGCTGA